Proteins encoded by one window of Candidatus Sumerlaea chitinivorans:
- a CDS encoding Histidinol-phosphatase [alternative form] produces the protein MEDLIPFLTEIAKGAGDITLKYFQSDLHVDRKADESPVTIADREAEEYLRREILRRFPDDEILGEEFGGNTDAGKRRRWILDPLDGTRSFVRGVPLYGVLIGVESEGEIIAGAVNIPALGDLVVAQRGCGCWWNGKPAHVSTTDRLEQSLLLTTDVANNYRYGKGKAWERLSAQAQMVRTWGDCYGHVLVATGRADVMVDPIVEIWDMAAVKIIVEEAGGRFTDYSGKATIYSRCAISTNGLLHEQVLQLVQPLE, from the coding sequence ATGGAGGACCTGATTCCCTTCTTAACAGAGATCGCAAAAGGGGCGGGCGACATCACCCTGAAGTATTTCCAATCGGACCTCCACGTTGACCGCAAGGCCGACGAGTCGCCCGTGACCATTGCGGACCGCGAAGCGGAGGAATACTTGCGGCGAGAGATTCTGCGGCGATTCCCAGACGATGAGATTCTGGGAGAAGAATTCGGCGGGAACACGGATGCAGGAAAACGTCGGCGGTGGATCCTTGACCCGCTTGACGGGACGCGATCTTTCGTTCGTGGAGTTCCTCTCTATGGGGTGCTTATCGGTGTTGAGTCGGAAGGCGAGATCATCGCCGGCGCTGTGAACATCCCCGCACTGGGAGACTTGGTGGTGGCACAGCGTGGCTGCGGCTGCTGGTGGAATGGGAAACCCGCACACGTGAGCACTACGGACAGACTTGAGCAAAGCTTACTTCTTACCACCGACGTGGCGAACAATTATCGCTACGGGAAAGGAAAGGCGTGGGAGCGGCTTAGTGCACAAGCTCAGATGGTCCGCACGTGGGGCGACTGCTACGGGCATGTGTTGGTGGCCACGGGGCGAGCCGACGTCATGGTGGATCCAATCGTCGAGATCTGGGACATGGCCGCCGTCAAGATTATCGTCGAAGAGGCGGGGGGGCGTTTCACGGACTACAGTGGCAAAGCGACGATTTATAGCCGTTGTGCGATCTCCACAAACGGCCTCCTCCACGAGCAGGTACTCCAACTCGTGCAGCCGCTCGAATAG
- a CDS encoding 4-hydroxy-tetrahydrodipicolinate synthase, producing MKLTGSMCAIVTPFRNGAIDAGALERLIEYQIQNGTSAIVPCGTTGESATLSHDEHHEVIALTIKFVRKRVPVIAGTGSNSTSEAISLTKFAKEWGADAALLITPYYNRPTQEGLYAHYMSVAEAVDLPLVLYNVPSRTAVNLAPETVARLAQHPNIVAIKEASGSTDYVSQLRLLCDITILSGNDNMTLPLMALGAEGVISVLANVAPRHCAELVEAAAQGDWTRARELHYQTFPLVEALFAETNPIPVKAALAMMGMISPEIRLPLTHISEKAAPRLRAELQRLGLLEGAAS from the coding sequence ATGAAGCTTACTGGGTCCATGTGTGCAATTGTCACGCCGTTCCGGAATGGCGCAATCGATGCTGGCGCATTGGAACGATTGATTGAGTACCAAATCCAGAACGGCACAAGTGCCATTGTACCGTGCGGGACGACTGGCGAGTCCGCCACACTGTCGCACGACGAGCATCACGAAGTCATCGCGCTTACCATCAAATTTGTGCGCAAGCGCGTGCCGGTCATTGCGGGGACTGGGTCGAACTCCACCTCCGAGGCCATTTCACTGACAAAGTTTGCCAAGGAATGGGGAGCGGATGCGGCTCTGCTCATCACCCCCTACTATAATCGTCCCACTCAGGAAGGTCTTTACGCACATTACATGTCCGTTGCGGAGGCGGTGGACTTGCCGCTGGTGCTTTACAATGTTCCGTCTCGCACAGCAGTAAACCTTGCCCCTGAGACGGTAGCACGCCTCGCGCAGCATCCAAACATCGTTGCGATCAAAGAAGCGAGTGGCTCCACGGACTACGTGTCGCAGCTACGGCTCCTTTGCGACATCACAATTCTCTCCGGGAACGACAATATGACGCTCCCGCTGATGGCCCTTGGGGCAGAAGGTGTGATTAGCGTTTTGGCGAACGTTGCGCCTCGCCATTGCGCTGAGCTCGTCGAAGCCGCGGCCCAAGGCGATTGGACTCGGGCGCGCGAGCTTCACTATCAGACGTTCCCACTCGTCGAAGCCCTCTTCGCCGAAACAAACCCAATCCCCGTCAAAGCTGCGCTTGCAATGATGGGTATGATTTCACCGGAAATCCGATTGCCGCTGACTCATATTTCCGAGAAGGCAGCTCCCCGACTGCGGGCTGAATTGCAGCGCCTGGGACTGCTTGAAGGTGCTGCATCCTAA